One Streptomyces sp. ML-6 genomic region harbors:
- the rpoZ gene encoding DNA-directed RNA polymerase subunit omega — protein sequence MSSSITTPEGIINPPIDELLEATDSKYSLVIYAAKRARQINAYYSQLGEGLLEYVGPLVDTHVHEKPLSIALREINAGLLTSEAIEGPAQ from the coding sequence GTGTCCTCTTCCATCACCACGCCCGAGGGCATCATCAACCCGCCGATTGATGAGCTCCTCGAGGCCACCGACTCGAAGTACAGCCTCGTGATCTACGCCGCCAAGCGCGCGCGCCAGATCAACGCGTACTACTCGCAGCTCGGCGAGGGTCTCCTGGAGTACGTCGGCCCGCTCGTGGACACCCACGTCCACGAGAAGCCGCTGTCGATCGCGCTCCGCGAGATCAACGCGGGCCTGCTCACCTCCGAGGCCATCGAGGGCCCCGCGCAGTAA
- the gmk gene encoding guanylate kinase, which translates to MAATSRGTSPVPPDVRPRLTVLSGPSGVGKSTVVAHMRKVHPEVWLSVSATTRKPRPGERDGVHYFFVDDGEFDKLIANGELLEWAEFAGNRYGTPRRAVLDRLEAGEPVLLEIDLQGARLVRQSMPEAQLVFLAPPSWDELVRRLTGRGTEAPEVIERRLAAARVELAAEAEFDTTLVNTSVEDVARELLALMLEVSGHRADSD; encoded by the coding sequence ATGGCTGCAACATCCCGGGGGACGTCCCCCGTACCCCCGGACGTACGTCCGCGGCTGACCGTGCTCTCCGGCCCCTCCGGGGTCGGCAAGAGCACGGTCGTCGCCCATATGCGCAAGGTCCATCCCGAAGTCTGGCTCTCGGTGTCGGCGACGACCCGCAAGCCTCGCCCCGGCGAGCGCGACGGCGTCCACTACTTCTTCGTGGACGACGGGGAGTTCGACAAGCTGATCGCCAACGGCGAGCTGCTGGAGTGGGCCGAGTTCGCGGGCAACCGCTACGGCACGCCCCGCCGCGCCGTGCTCGACCGCCTGGAGGCGGGCGAGCCGGTGCTGCTGGAGATCGATCTCCAGGGCGCCCGGCTGGTCCGCCAGTCGATGCCGGAGGCCCAGCTGGTCTTCCTGGCCCCGCCGAGCTGGGACGAGCTGGTCCGCCGGCTCACCGGCCGGGGGACCGAGGCGCCCGAGGTGATCGAGCGCAGGCTCGCCGCCGCCCGGGTCGAACTGGCCGCCGAGGCCGAGTTCGACACGACGCTGGTCAACACCTCCGTCGAGGACGTGGCCCGTGAGCTGCTAGCCTTGATGCTGGAGGTTTCCGGCCACCGAGCCGACAGCGACTGA
- a CDS encoding integration host factor — translation MALPPLTPEQRAAALEKAAAARRERAEVKNRLKHSGASLHEVIKQGQENDVIGKMKVSALLESLPGVGKVRAKQIMERLGISESRRVRGLGSNQIASLEREFGGSAA, via the coding sequence GTGGCTCTTCCGCCCCTTACCCCTGAACAGCGCGCAGCCGCGCTCGAAAAGGCCGCCGCGGCTCGCCGGGAGCGGGCCGAGGTCAAGAATCGACTCAAGCACTCCGGCGCCTCCCTCCACGAGGTCATCAAGCAGGGCCAGGAGAACGACGTCATCGGCAAGATGAAGGTCTCCGCCCTCCTGGAGTCCCTGCCGGGCGTGGGCAAGGTCCGCGCCAAGCAGATCATGGAGCGGCTCGGCATCTCCGAGAGCCGTCGGGTCCGAGGCCTCGGCTCCAACCAGATCGCATCCCTGGAGCGTGAGTTCGGCGGCAGCGCCGCCTGA
- the pyrF gene encoding orotidine-5'-phosphate decarboxylase: protein MSPEPFGARLRRAMDTRGPLCVGIDPHGSLLTSWGLDDDVAGLERFTRTVVEALADRVAVLKPQSAFFERFGSRGIAVLEKAVEEARAAGALVLMDAKRGDIGSTMGAYAATYLDPASPLFSDAVTVSPYLGFGSLRPALDAAAASGAGVFVLALTSNPEGAEVQRATAADGRSLAQVMLDHMAAENAGASPLGSVGAVVGATLGDAGADLAINGPLLAPGIGAQGATPADLPGVFGDAVGNVVPSVSRGVLSRGPDAAGLRAAAERFADEIRAAVSDG, encoded by the coding sequence ATGAGCCCCGAACCCTTCGGCGCACGCCTGCGCCGCGCCATGGACACCCGCGGACCGCTCTGCGTGGGCATCGACCCGCACGGTTCGCTCCTCACCTCCTGGGGCCTGGACGACGACGTCGCGGGCCTGGAGCGCTTCACCCGCACCGTCGTCGAGGCACTGGCCGACCGCGTCGCCGTGCTGAAGCCGCAGTCGGCGTTCTTCGAGCGCTTCGGCTCGCGCGGCATCGCCGTGCTGGAGAAGGCCGTCGAGGAGGCGCGGGCGGCCGGCGCGCTGGTGCTGATGGACGCCAAGCGCGGCGACATCGGCTCCACCATGGGCGCCTACGCGGCGACCTACCTGGACCCGGCCTCGCCGCTGTTCTCGGACGCGGTCACCGTCTCGCCGTACCTCGGCTTCGGCTCGCTGCGCCCGGCGCTCGACGCGGCTGCGGCCTCCGGCGCGGGCGTCTTCGTGCTCGCCCTCACCTCCAACCCGGAGGGCGCCGAGGTGCAGCGCGCCACCGCCGCCGACGGCCGCTCGCTGGCCCAGGTGATGCTGGACCACATGGCCGCCGAGAACGCGGGGGCGAGCCCGCTGGGCTCGGTGGGCGCGGTGGTCGGCGCGACGCTCGGGGACGCGGGAGCGGACCTGGCGATCAACGGGCCGCTGCTCGCCCCCGGGATCGGGGCGCAGGGGGCGACGCCCGCGGATCTGCCCGGCGTCTTCGGCGACGCGGTGGGCAATGTGGTGCCCAGCGTGAGCCGCGGCGTGCTGAGCCGGGGACCGGACGCGGCGGGGCTGCGGGCGGCCGCGGAGCGGTTCGCGGACGAGATCCGGGCCGCCGTCTCGGATGGGTGA
- a CDS encoding quinone-dependent dihydroorotate dehydrogenase — translation MYKFFFQLVFKRMDPEQAHHLAFRWIRLAARIPVLRTFVAAALAPRYEELRTEALGLRMHGPFGLAAGFDKNAVAIDGMAMLGFDHVEIGTVTGEPQPGNPRKRLFRLVADRALINRMGFNNEGSAAVAARLAARRPVFRTTVGVNIGKTKVVPEAEAVGDYVKSAERLAGHADYLVVNVSSPNTPGLRNLQATEALRPLLGAVREAADRVVTGRRVPLLVKIAPDLADEDIDAVADLAVELGLDGIIATNTTIARDGLGLKSSPDLTGETGGLSGAPLKARSLEVIGRLYARVGDRITLIGVGGIENAEDAWQRILAGATLVQGYSAFIYEGPFYARAIHKGLAARLAASPYATLAEAVGAETRKATA, via the coding sequence ATGTACAAGTTCTTCTTCCAGCTGGTCTTCAAGCGGATGGACCCGGAACAGGCCCACCACCTGGCCTTCCGGTGGATCCGTCTCGCCGCCCGCATCCCCGTGCTGCGCACCTTCGTCGCCGCCGCGCTCGCGCCCCGGTACGAGGAGCTGCGCACCGAGGCCCTCGGCCTGCGCATGCACGGCCCCTTCGGCCTCGCCGCCGGCTTCGACAAGAACGCCGTCGCGATCGACGGCATGGCGATGCTCGGCTTCGACCACGTCGAGATCGGCACCGTCACCGGTGAGCCGCAGCCCGGAAACCCCAGGAAGCGCCTCTTCCGCCTCGTCGCGGACCGCGCGCTGATCAACCGCATGGGCTTCAACAACGAGGGCTCGGCCGCCGTGGCCGCCCGGCTGGCCGCCCGCAGGCCGGTCTTCAGGACCACGGTCGGCGTGAACATCGGCAAGACGAAGGTCGTGCCGGAGGCCGAGGCGGTCGGCGACTACGTGAAGTCCGCCGAGCGTCTCGCCGGCCACGCCGACTACCTCGTCGTGAACGTCTCCTCGCCCAACACCCCGGGCCTGCGCAACCTCCAGGCCACCGAGGCGCTGCGGCCGCTGCTCGGCGCCGTGCGCGAGGCGGCCGACCGGGTCGTCACCGGCCGCCGGGTCCCGCTGCTCGTCAAGATCGCCCCGGACCTCGCGGACGAGGACATCGACGCGGTCGCCGACCTCGCGGTCGAACTGGGCCTGGACGGCATCATCGCCACCAACACCACCATCGCCCGCGACGGCCTGGGCCTGAAGTCCTCGCCCGACCTGACCGGGGAGACCGGCGGACTGTCCGGAGCACCCCTCAAGGCGCGCTCCCTGGAGGTCATCGGCCGCCTGTACGCGCGCGTGGGCGACCGGATCACCCTCATCGGCGTCGGGGGCATCGAGAACGCCGAGGACGCCTGGCAGCGCATCCTCGCGGGCGCCACCCTCGTCCAGGGCTACAGCGCCTTCATCTACGAGGGCCCGTTCTACGCCAGGGCGATCCACAAGGGCCTGGCAGCGCGCCTGGCCGCCTCCCCGTACGCCACGCTCGCCGAGGCCGTCGGCGCGGAAACCAGGAAGGCCACCGCATGA